In a single window of the Flavobacterium ammoniigenes genome:
- the mrdA gene encoding penicillin-binding protein 2 — protein sequence MRKVLLPSLIIIAASLLVLRIFYLQVIDDSFKLKSDNNAIKIKYDYPERGYIYDRNGKLLVSNQASYDIMVIPREINKLDTIEFCELLNITKEDFIKKIEKAKIYSPRLPSVFLTQLNKIEFAAFQEKIRKFEGFYFQKRSLRDYEVNYGANIFGFITQVNENLIAKNPYYNSGDLIGKQGVEESYEEILRGIKGVKYIQKDKYNREIGSFKEGKYDTIAVQGEDIHLSIDAEIQKYGEELMINKRGGIVAIEPKSGEILALVTAPSYDPSILVGRQRSKNYTLLYRDSIAKPLYDRGLLAEYPPGSPFKILTGLVALQEGVINEQTSVACNHGFSYARGRFMRCHCHGGMLQLHRGIYESCNAFFGTSYMKTINKYVKPSYAVDVWSNHVKSFGLGQFMGYDLPTGRKGNIPDSKTYKRIYPNGGWRSTAIVSNAIGQGEVLMTPIQLANMMATIANKGYYYTPHIIKKIEGKPIDKKFTTKHVTTINKKYFKPIIDGLFDVYNLGTAYHLKVEGIDICGKTGTAENFAKIGGVRTQLEDHSIFVAFAPKDNPKIAIAVMVENGGFGATIAGPIASLMIEKYLRKKITRTDLETRILSKSLQGQYAKLGGLSETVKREMKKQDSIVQSKTTTSKINKDTVKSIKKVTR from the coding sequence ATGAGAAAAGTTTTGCTGCCTTCCTTAATCATTATTGCAGCATCCTTGCTGGTACTACGCATTTTTTATCTTCAAGTTATTGATGATTCATTTAAACTGAAATCAGATAACAACGCTATTAAAATTAAATACGACTATCCCGAAAGAGGCTATATATATGATAGAAACGGAAAATTATTAGTTTCTAATCAGGCTTCTTATGATATCATGGTTATTCCTAGAGAGATCAATAAATTAGACACCATTGAATTTTGTGAACTATTAAATATTACCAAAGAAGACTTTATCAAAAAAATCGAAAAAGCCAAGATCTATAGTCCTAGATTACCTTCTGTATTTTTAACACAATTAAACAAAATTGAATTTGCCGCTTTCCAAGAAAAAATTAGAAAATTTGAAGGCTTTTATTTTCAGAAACGTTCGCTCCGAGATTACGAAGTTAACTATGGAGCCAATATTTTTGGTTTTATTACCCAAGTAAATGAAAATTTGATTGCTAAAAATCCCTATTACAACAGCGGGGATTTAATTGGAAAACAGGGAGTTGAAGAAAGTTACGAGGAAATATTACGCGGAATTAAAGGAGTAAAATACATCCAAAAAGACAAATACAATAGAGAAATTGGTTCGTTCAAAGAAGGAAAATACGATACTATTGCTGTTCAAGGGGAAGACATCCATCTAAGTATTGATGCTGAAATTCAAAAATACGGCGAGGAATTAATGATCAATAAACGTGGCGGAATTGTAGCCATTGAACCTAAATCAGGAGAAATATTAGCCTTAGTAACCGCTCCATCTTACGATCCTTCTATCTTAGTTGGAAGACAACGTTCCAAAAATTATACCCTCTTATACCGAGATTCTATTGCTAAACCTTTATATGATAGAGGTCTTTTAGCTGAGTATCCTCCAGGGTCGCCCTTTAAAATTCTAACGGGTTTAGTAGCCTTACAAGAAGGCGTAATTAATGAACAAACTAGTGTAGCCTGTAATCATGGTTTCAGCTATGCAAGAGGGCGTTTTATGAGATGCCACTGCCATGGTGGAATGTTACAATTACATCGGGGTATATACGAATCCTGTAATGCATTTTTTGGGACTTCCTATATGAAAACCATTAATAAATATGTGAAACCAAGCTATGCGGTTGATGTTTGGAGTAATCATGTAAAAAGTTTCGGTTTAGGACAATTTATGGGTTATGATTTGCCCACAGGTCGAAAAGGAAATATTCCCGATTCAAAAACCTACAAACGCATTTATCCAAATGGTGGCTGGAGAAGTACCGCTATTGTTTCCAATGCAATTGGTCAAGGCGAAGTGTTAATGACGCCAATCCAATTAGCCAATATGATGGCTACAATTGCCAATAAAGGATACTATTACACCCCTCATATCATAAAAAAAATTGAAGGGAAACCTATTGACAAGAAATTCACAACCAAACACGTAACTACAATAAATAAAAAATATTTCAAACCAATTATTGACGGATTATTTGATGTGTATAATTTAGGAACAGCCTACCATCTTAAAGTAGAAGGAATTGATATTTGCGGAAAAACGGGTACAGCAGAAAATTTTGCAAAAATTGGAGGTGTCAGAACCCAATTGGAAGACCACTCTATATTTGTAGCCTTCGCACCAAAAGACAATCCGAAAATTGCTATTGCTGTAATGGTTGAAAACGGTGGATTTGGAGCCACCATAGCAGGTCCCATTGCCAGTTTAATGATTGAAAAATATCTTAGAAAAAAGATTACAAGAACTGACTTAGAAACTCGAATATTAAGCAAAAGCTTACAAGGTCAATATGCTAAATTGGGTGGTCTTTCAGAGACAGTAAAAAGAGAAATGAAAAAACAAGACTCCATTGTTCAAAGTAAAACGACAACTTCCAAGATAAATAAAGACACCGTTAAATCCATTAAAAAAGTTACACGTTAA
- a CDS encoding rod shape-determining protein MreD codes for MNSSLFFNLFRFFILLSLQVIVFNNINLFGFISPFPYILFIILYPVNGNKSGLLVASFLLGIILDMFSNSGGIHTTASLLLAYFRPSIFKFAFGVSYEYQTIKLNDTLTPERFSFLLVAVVLHHLILFIFEAFQFSLLWDILIRTLLSSIVTLTICIIIIYLIKPNKR; via the coding sequence ATGAATAGTAGTTTGTTTTTCAACCTTTTTAGATTTTTTATTTTACTTAGCCTTCAAGTTATTGTATTCAATAATATCAATTTGTTTGGTTTCATCAGTCCGTTCCCGTATATCTTGTTTATTATTTTATATCCGGTGAATGGAAATAAATCAGGCTTATTAGTGGCTAGTTTTCTGCTGGGAATTATCCTAGATATGTTTAGCAACTCCGGAGGAATTCATACCACAGCCAGTTTACTACTAGCTTATTTTAGACCCTCCATTTTTAAATTTGCTTTTGGTGTGAGTTACGAATACCAAACCATAAAACTAAATGATACACTAACTCCTGAACGGTTTTCATTTCTATTAGTAGCGGTTGTACTGCATCATTTAATCTTATTCATATTTGAAGCCTTCCAATTCAGTCTACTCTGGGATATTTTAATCCGAACCCTACTCAGTAGTATTGTTACCCTAACTATTTGCATTATTATAATCTACTTAATTAAGCCAAATAAGCGATGA
- the mreC gene encoding rod shape-determining protein MreC gives MQQIFTFIFKNSNRLLFLLLLGISLSLTIQSHSFHRSKVISSANFMSGGVYEKLSEFDEYLNLKSQNEALAQENATLKSLLFNRKDSTVVAKLDSIKGVKPTDIIVSKVIHNSYNVHENYLTLNSGELQGVKPDMGVINSLGIVGIVDNTSPRYATVISILNKKSQINAKVKKSNHFGSLIWNGKSTGFVQLIDVPRLASVRKGDTIVTGGQSVIFPENINIGTIDKVYIDNETNYYTLDIKLFNDMTNLGHVYIIKGKDRQEIMNLEKREEDE, from the coding sequence ATGCAGCAAATATTTACTTTTATATTTAAAAACAGTAATCGCTTACTGTTTTTGCTGCTTTTAGGTATTTCGTTATCACTCACCATTCAATCCCATTCATTTCATAGAAGTAAAGTGATTAGTTCTGCTAATTTCATGAGTGGTGGGGTATATGAAAAACTGAGCGAATTTGATGAATACTTGAATTTAAAATCTCAAAATGAGGCATTGGCACAAGAAAATGCCACATTAAAAAGTTTGTTATTTAACAGAAAAGATTCGACTGTTGTTGCCAAATTAGACAGTATCAAAGGAGTAAAACCTACTGATATTATTGTCTCCAAAGTAATTCACAATTCGTATAATGTTCACGAGAATTATCTCACTTTAAATTCTGGAGAACTCCAAGGGGTTAAACCTGATATGGGAGTAATTAATAGTTTAGGAATTGTTGGAATTGTCGACAATACTTCCCCTCGCTATGCTACAGTCATTAGTATTTTGAACAAAAAATCACAGATCAATGCCAAGGTTAAAAAATCAAACCATTTTGGTTCCTTGATATGGAATGGGAAGAGTACTGGATTTGTTCAATTGATTGATGTTCCAAGATTAGCTTCGGTAAGAAAAGGAGATACTATTGTAACTGGAGGTCAATCTGTAATTTTTCCTGAAAACATTAACATTGGTACCATTGATAAAGTATATATTGATAATGAAACGAATTATTATACTTTGGATATCAAATTATTCAATGATATGACTAACCTAGGTCATGTGTATATCATTAAAGGGAAAGACAGACAAGAGATTATGAATCTAGAAAAACGAGAAGAAGATGAATAG
- a CDS encoding rod shape-determining protein, translating into MGFFDFMTEDIAIDLGTANTLIIHNDKVVIDSPSIVARDRISGKIIAVGKEANMMQGKTHENIKTIRPLKDGVIADFDASEKMINMFIKSIPALKKRMFTPALRMVVCIPSGITEVEMRAVKESCERVNGKEVYLIHEPMAAAIGIGIDIMQPKGNMIVDIGGGTTEIAVIALGGIVCDKSVKIAGDVFTNDIIYYMRTQHNLFVGESTAEKIKIQIGAALEDLETAPEDMSVQGRDLLTGKPKQVEVSHREIAKALDKSIQRIEDAIMETLSQTPPELAADIYNTGIYLAGGGSMLRGLDKRISLKTDLPVYIAEDPLRAVVRGTGMALKNINRFKSILIK; encoded by the coding sequence ATGGGATTTTTTGATTTCATGACCGAGGATATTGCAATCGACCTTGGTACCGCAAACACACTAATTATTCACAACGATAAAGTTGTTATAGATAGCCCTTCTATTGTAGCTAGAGATAGAATTTCTGGTAAAATCATTGCTGTTGGTAAAGAAGCCAACATGATGCAGGGTAAAACTCACGAAAACATAAAAACAATTCGCCCTCTTAAAGATGGAGTAATTGCTGATTTTGACGCTTCAGAGAAAATGATTAATATGTTTATTAAGAGTATTCCTGCGCTGAAAAAAAGAATGTTTACCCCTGCTTTACGTATGGTGGTTTGTATTCCATCAGGCATTACCGAAGTAGAGATGAGAGCGGTAAAAGAATCCTGCGAAAGAGTAAATGGTAAAGAAGTATATTTGATTCACGAACCTATGGCAGCAGCCATTGGTATTGGAATTGACATTATGCAACCTAAAGGAAATATGATTGTAGATATTGGTGGTGGTACTACCGAAATTGCAGTTATTGCTCTTGGCGGAATTGTTTGTGACAAATCAGTTAAAATTGCAGGGGATGTTTTTACAAACGACATCATCTATTATATGCGTACACAACACAACTTATTTGTTGGAGAAAGTACCGCAGAGAAAATTAAAATTCAAATTGGAGCCGCTTTAGAAGATTTAGAAACTGCTCCAGAAGATATGTCAGTTCAAGGACGTGATTTGTTAACTGGAAAACCTAAACAAGTAGAAGTTTCTCACCGAGAAATTGCTAAAGCATTGGATAAATCAATACAACGTATCGAGGATGCAATTATGGAAACCTTATCGCAAACACCTCCAGAATTAGCAGCCGATATTTACAATACAGGAATTTATCTTGCAGGTGGAGGATCGATGTTGCGCGGTCTTGACAAACGAATTTCTTTAAAAACTGATCTTCCAGTTTATATCGCAGAAGATCCTTTAAGAGCAGTAGTAAGAGGGACTGGTATGGCGCTTAAAAACATCAATAGATTTAAAAGCATCTTGATTAAATAG
- the purH gene encoding bifunctional phosphoribosylaminoimidazolecarboxamide formyltransferase/IMP cyclohydrolase → MSTTKSIQSALISVFSKDGLEPIVRKLHSQNVTLYSTGGTEDFIKNLGIPVIPVEDVTSYPSILGGRVKTLHPKVFGGILNRQDNESDVQQMKEYDIPQIDLVIVDLYPFEKTVASGASEADIIEKIDIGGISLIRAAAKNFKDTVIVASVDDYSLFLDMITAQNGATTLEDRKLLATKAFHVSSHYDGAIFNYFNTDETIYKESIANGQVLRYGENPHQKGFFFGEFDQMFNKVHGKELSYNNLLDVDAAVNLIAEFKNDGPTFAILKHNNACGLASRKTISEAYLAALACDPTSAFGGVLISNTKIDVATATEINKLFCEVVIAPAFDTEAIAILEEKKNRIILVQNEVALPQRQVRTCLNGILVQDRNNITDTKEDLKTVTLTAPTAQEVDDLIFASKVCKNTKSNTIVFAKNGTLISSGTGQTSRVDALMQAIDKANAFGFDLNGASMASDAFFPFPDCVELAKKAGITAVIQPGGSIKDQLSIDYCNENKLAMVFTGTRHFKH, encoded by the coding sequence ATGAGCACAACTAAATCGATTCAATCTGCATTAATTTCAGTATTTTCAAAAGACGGTCTTGAACCAATTGTAAGAAAATTGCATTCACAAAATGTAACCCTTTACTCTACAGGAGGAACCGAAGATTTCATCAAAAACCTAGGTATTCCTGTAATTCCTGTTGAAGATGTAACTTCTTATCCTTCAATCCTTGGTGGGAGAGTAAAAACATTACATCCAAAAGTTTTTGGAGGCATCTTAAACCGTCAAGATAATGAAAGTGATGTGCAACAAATGAAGGAATATGACATTCCTCAGATTGATTTAGTCATTGTTGACTTGTATCCGTTTGAAAAAACAGTTGCCTCTGGTGCTAGTGAAGCTGACATCATTGAAAAAATTGATATTGGTGGAATTTCATTGATTCGTGCCGCAGCCAAAAACTTCAAGGATACTGTTATTGTCGCTTCTGTTGACGATTATAGCTTGTTTTTAGATATGATTACGGCTCAAAATGGCGCTACAACATTGGAAGACAGAAAGCTTTTGGCAACCAAAGCATTTCACGTTTCTTCGCATTATGACGGTGCTATCTTTAACTATTTCAATACAGACGAAACTATTTATAAAGAAAGTATTGCCAATGGACAAGTATTGCGTTACGGAGAAAACCCACATCAAAAAGGATTTTTCTTTGGCGAATTTGACCAAATGTTCAACAAAGTTCATGGGAAAGAGTTGTCATACAACAACCTCCTTGATGTAGATGCTGCCGTAAATTTAATCGCAGAATTTAAAAACGACGGTCCTACATTTGCTATCCTAAAACACAATAATGCGTGTGGATTGGCCTCAAGAAAAACAATTAGCGAAGCCTACTTAGCGGCTTTGGCTTGTGATCCAACCTCTGCTTTTGGGGGAGTGTTAATCTCCAACACCAAAATAGATGTTGCAACCGCAACTGAAATCAACAAGTTGTTCTGCGAAGTAGTTATCGCACCTGCTTTTGATACAGAAGCCATCGCAATTTTAGAAGAAAAGAAAAACCGAATTATATTAGTTCAAAATGAGGTGGCTTTGCCACAAAGACAAGTTCGTACTTGCTTGAACGGGATTTTAGTTCAAGACAGAAATAACATTACCGATACCAAAGAAGATTTAAAAACCGTTACACTAACAGCTCCAACTGCCCAAGAAGTAGACGATTTAATTTTTGCATCTAAAGTGTGCAAAAACACCAAATCGAACACTATTGTTTTTGCTAAAAATGGCACACTTATCTCATCTGGAACAGGACAAACCTCTAGAGTTGATGCTTTAATGCAAGCAATTGACAAAGCCAATGCCTTTGGTTTTGACTTGAATGGAGCCTCTATGGCTAGTGATGCTTTCTTCCCATTTCCTGATTGTGTGGAATTGGCTAAAAAAGCAGGAATCACAGCTGTAATTCAACCTGGAGGATCTATTAAAGATCAGTTAAGTATTGACTATTGTAATGAAAATAAATTAGCAATGGTATTTACAGGAACACGTCATTTTAAACATTAA
- a CDS encoding ABC transporter permease, which produces MLVYLRLLKESFGFALNALRNNKLRTLLSLLGVTIGIFSIIAVLAAVDSLDRKIKKDLSSLDKNTIYLMRFSFGPSEIPQWKREQFPNVKYDEYEYLKGSMNDVNQMAFQFFVNRESVKYQSATVSDINVVPVSHEFIEIEGLEFDEGRFYNESESNSGSAVIVLGNEIASGLFEGANPIGKNIRLYGQRFTVIGVLKKQGAGIFGDSNDTSVFIPVNFLRRMYGDNNDALTPVILVKPEKGVDMDAFKAELTQKLRNFRGMKTDEIDNFFINVLSGFTDLIDGIVGQMNVVGWIISGFSLLVGGFGIANIMFVSVKERTNLIGIQKSLGAKNRFILFQFLFEAVILSVIGGAVGLFLVWIISIVLTKAMDFEFVLSMGNVFLGTGLAAMIGLISGILPAITASKLDPVEAIRTGM; this is translated from the coding sequence ATGCTAGTATATCTTCGATTATTAAAAGAGAGTTTTGGATTTGCATTGAATGCTTTGCGCAATAATAAACTCAGGACCTTGCTTTCATTATTAGGGGTTACTATAGGCATTTTTTCAATTATTGCAGTACTTGCTGCAGTTGATTCTTTGGACCGAAAAATCAAAAAAGACTTGAGTAGTTTGGATAAAAACACCATTTATTTGATGCGTTTTTCTTTTGGGCCCTCTGAAATTCCGCAATGGAAAAGAGAACAATTTCCAAACGTTAAATATGATGAATACGAATATTTAAAAGGTTCAATGAATGATGTCAATCAAATGGCTTTTCAATTTTTTGTCAATAGAGAATCTGTAAAATACCAATCCGCAACCGTTAGTGATATTAATGTGGTTCCAGTTTCACATGAATTTATAGAAATTGAAGGTTTAGAATTTGACGAAGGTCGTTTTTATAATGAATCGGAATCCAATTCTGGCTCGGCCGTTATTGTTTTAGGAAATGAAATAGCATCGGGTCTTTTTGAAGGAGCCAATCCAATTGGCAAAAACATTAGATTGTACGGTCAACGTTTTACGGTAATTGGTGTTTTGAAAAAACAAGGCGCTGGAATTTTTGGGGATAGTAATGATACTTCGGTTTTTATTCCTGTCAATTTTTTAAGACGAATGTATGGCGATAACAATGATGCCTTAACTCCAGTAATTTTGGTAAAACCAGAAAAAGGGGTTGATATGGATGCATTTAAAGCCGAACTCACTCAAAAATTGCGCAACTTTCGTGGAATGAAAACTGATGAAATAGACAATTTTTTTATCAATGTCTTGTCTGGATTTACAGATTTGATTGATGGAATTGTAGGTCAAATGAATGTAGTAGGTTGGATTATCAGTGGATTTTCTTTGTTAGTGGGTGGCTTTGGAATTGCCAATATCATGTTCGTATCTGTAAAAGAACGAACCAATTTAATTGGTATACAAAAATCACTTGGTGCTAAAAATAGATTTATCTTGTTTCAATTTTTATTTGAAGCCGTTATTTTATCAGTAATTGGTGGTGCTGTAGGATTGTTTTTGGTTTGGATCATATCGATAGTTTTAACGAAAGCTATGGACTTTGAGTTTGTATTAAGTATGGGCAATGTGTTTTTAGGTACAGGATTAGCCGCAATGATTGGTTTGATATCTGGAATTTTACCTGCAATCACCGCTTCAAAACTAGATCCAGTTGAAGCGATTCGTACAGGAATGTAA
- the accD gene encoding acetyl-CoA carboxylase, carboxyltransferase subunit beta produces the protein MAWFKRHEKGITTPTEDKMDVPKGLWYKSPTGKIIDAEELARNLYVSPEDDFHVRIGSETYFEILFDNNEFVELDKNMTSKDSLHFVDTKKYSDRLKDVTSKTKLNDAVRTAVGKSKGKELVVCCMDFAFIGGSIGGVVGEKIVRGIDHAIQNKLPFVMISKSGGARMMEAAFSLMQLAKTSVKLVQLAEAKLPYISLCTDPTTGGTTASYAMLGDINISEPGALIGFAGPRVVRDTTGKDLPDGFQTAEFLLEHGFLDFISPRKELKDNINLYIDLIQNNDIR, from the coding sequence ATGGCTTGGTTTAAAAGACACGAAAAAGGCATTACTACTCCTACTGAAGACAAAATGGATGTTCCAAAAGGTCTTTGGTACAAATCTCCAACTGGAAAAATTATTGACGCAGAGGAATTAGCACGTAATTTATATGTGAGTCCTGAAGATGATTTTCACGTTAGAATTGGAAGTGAAACGTATTTCGAAATCTTATTTGACAATAATGAGTTTGTTGAATTAGATAAGAACATGACCTCAAAAGATTCATTGCATTTCGTAGATACCAAAAAGTATTCAGACCGTCTTAAAGATGTTACATCAAAGACAAAATTGAATGATGCGGTACGAACAGCTGTTGGAAAATCAAAAGGAAAAGAACTAGTAGTTTGTTGTATGGATTTTGCTTTTATTGGAGGATCTATTGGAGGTGTTGTGGGAGAAAAAATCGTAAGAGGAATTGACCATGCAATCCAAAACAAATTGCCTTTTGTAATGATATCAAAATCAGGTGGAGCTCGTATGATGGAAGCTGCATTTTCTTTAATGCAATTAGCCAAAACTTCGGTAAAATTAGTTCAATTAGCCGAAGCAAAATTACCCTATATCTCACTTTGTACAGATCCAACCACAGGTGGAACTACAGCCTCTTATGCTATGTTAGGAGATATCAACATCTCAGAACCAGGCGCATTGATTGGATTTGCAGGACCTCGTGTAGTTAGAGATACAACAGGAAAAGATTTGCCAGATGGATTTCAAACTGCTGAATTTCTTCTAGAGCATGGTTTCTTAGATTTTATCTCACCAAGAAAGGAATTGAAAGACAACATCAATCTTTATATCGATTTGATTCAAAACAACGATATTCGATAG
- the fbaA gene encoding class II fructose-bisphosphate aldolase: MSHNIKPGVATGDQVQEIFNYAKEKGFALPAVNVTGSSTINGVIETAAKLNAPVIIQFSNGGAQFNAGKGLSNANEKAAIAGGIAGALHIHTLAEAYGATVILHTDHCAKKLLPWIDGLLDASEKHFAATGKPLFSSHMIDLSEEPIEENIEICKEYLARMSKMGMTLEIELGITGGEEDGVDNSDVDSSKLYTQPEEVAYAYEELSKVSPKFTIAAAFGNVHGVYKPGNVKLTPKILKNSQDFVQNKFNTGANPVDFVFHGGSGSTLEEIRESIGYGVVKMNIDTDLQFAYTEGIRDYMVKNIDYLKTQIGNPEGADVPNKKYYDPRKWIRESEVTFNTRLEQAFADLNNVNTL, from the coding sequence ATGTCACACAACATCAAACCAGGAGTTGCTACTGGAGATCAAGTACAAGAGATCTTTAATTATGCAAAAGAAAAAGGTTTTGCACTTCCTGCAGTTAACGTAACTGGATCAAGCACAATCAATGGAGTTATTGAAACAGCAGCTAAATTAAATGCGCCTGTTATTATTCAATTTTCTAATGGTGGGGCACAATTTAATGCTGGAAAAGGATTGTCTAATGCAAATGAGAAAGCAGCTATCGCTGGTGGAATTGCAGGAGCTCTTCATATTCATACATTAGCAGAAGCTTACGGAGCAACTGTAATTTTACACACAGATCACTGTGCTAAAAAATTATTACCTTGGATTGACGGTTTATTGGATGCCTCTGAAAAACATTTTGCTGCAACTGGAAAACCATTATTTTCTTCACATATGATTGACTTGTCAGAAGAGCCAATTGAAGAAAACATCGAAATCTGTAAAGAATACCTAGCTCGTATGAGCAAAATGGGAATGACATTAGAAATCGAATTAGGAATTACGGGTGGTGAAGAAGATGGTGTTGACAATTCTGATGTTGATAGTTCAAAATTATATACACAACCTGAAGAAGTAGCTTATGCTTATGAGGAATTATCAAAAGTAAGTCCTAAATTTACGATTGCTGCAGCTTTTGGAAACGTTCACGGGGTATACAAACCAGGTAACGTAAAATTAACTCCAAAAATCTTGAAAAATTCTCAAGACTTCGTACAAAACAAATTCAATACTGGAGCTAATCCAGTTGATTTCGTTTTCCACGGTGGATCTGGTTCTACATTAGAAGAAATTAGAGAGTCTATTGGATATGGTGTAGTTAAAATGAACATCGATACTGATTTACAATTTGCATATACTGAAGGAATTCGTGATTATATGGTTAAAAACATTGACTATCTGAAAACACAAATTGGTAACCCAGAAGGTGCTGATGTTCCTAACAAAAAATACTACGATCCAAGAAAATGGATTCGCGAAAGTGAAGTTACATTCAACACAAGATTAGAGCAAGCATTTGCTGACTTGAACAATGTAAACACTCTATAA